A stretch of Spirosoma oryzicola DNA encodes these proteins:
- a CDS encoding response regulator, whose protein sequence is MKSPISCFLIDDDEDDQEIFLLALRKLDASIACSCADNGADALLRLRQDEAFKPTYIFLDLNMPGMNGKQCLTELKKIARLQHTPIFIYSTSSDMRDRVEAEKLGAEGFLTKPAQVSTLINQLSQLFLNYPNGRA, encoded by the coding sequence ATGAAATCGCCTATATCCTGCTTCTTAATTGATGACGATGAAGACGATCAGGAAATTTTTTTACTGGCGTTACGAAAATTGGACGCGTCTATCGCCTGCTCTTGTGCCGACAATGGCGCCGATGCCCTGCTTCGACTTCGCCAGGACGAAGCGTTTAAGCCTACTTATATTTTTCTGGATTTGAATATGCCGGGCATGAACGGAAAACAATGCCTGACCGAACTGAAAAAGATTGCGCGTCTCCAGCATACGCCGATCTTTATTTACTCGACCTCATCGGACATGAGAGACCGAGTTGAAGCGGAGAAACTTGGTGCAGAAGGATTTCTGACCAAGCCCGCCCAGGTTTCAACGTTGATTAATCAGTTGTCGCAACTATTTTTGAACTATCCGAACGGCAGAGCGTAG